The Streptomyces pratensis genomic interval CCCTGGCCCTGCTCGGACGGGCCGTTGCGCGCCTGGGCGCCCTTGCCGTCCCGGCGGCGCGCGGCTGGGCGCAGGAGGACCGTCCCTGGCTGGCTCTGCTGGGTGCTGACGTCCTGGCCGAGCATCCCGGCCCGGAGGCTTTGCCGGGGCTGGTGGACGGACTCGCCGAACAGTGGACGGCGCGGGCCTGGTGCGGACCCGACCGGACGGCGCGGCGCCTTGCCCTGTTCGGACCCGACGCCGCCAGGGCGGTCCCCTGCCTCCGGCGCTTCTGGCTGCACACCCCGCACTCGTACGAGCGGACCGCGTACCTGGAGGCACTCGCCGCCATCGACCGGGACGGCCTGGAGCACGTGTATGCCGAGTCACTCTGGGACTGCGAGGAAACGACACGGCTGCTGGGCATCACCTCGGCACCCATGAACCCGGAAACCGTGGACCGGATCGCCGTACTGCGCGATGACCCGATGGAGACGGCCGAGGTGAGAGCCGCGGCCCGGACACGGCTGGCATCCCCCTCCGGCCGCCTGTCCTGACCCTGCGAACGAGCAGGCACGACCCTCAGGGTGCCTCCCCTTCACGGATTCTCACTCACCGGCTGTGGATGGCCGGCCGGAGACGGCCACGGCGAGACGCGACGGGCTTCGTCCATTCGTCCTTCGAGGTGTAGGGCCGCAGGCAGGCCCGTTGTTCGAGGAGGGTGCGGTTGACGCGTTCCACTAGAGCCAGGCCTCCAGCTCCTCCTGACGCGGTGCGAGAGCCGGGCCTGTGCCGGGATGGTCGAACACCATGACCGGGCGTTGCGTGTTCCAGACGGGCCAGCCCGGGTCTCTCGTGGTGGCGAAGGCCACCCAGGCCCGGTGCATGGCGTCGGCGAGCGGCTGAGGAGCGTCCGGCCCGGTGAGCGCCTCACTGTGGCGGAGGGTGTCGAAGACGAACCCGATCTCCAGCGCGTGGCACGCGCCCAGTTCCAGGACGGGCGAGCGCCAGGCGAACTCGTAGAGGAACGTCCGGGCAGGGCGGGAGTCGGCGAGGCGGTTGAGAGGCCCTCGCAGCAGCAGGTCCGTGGCCATCTCGCCGAGGATCACGCCGGGCCCGGCATCCGGCCGGGCGGTCCGGTACAGGCGCGCCACCCGCCACGGGATCCGGAACTTCAACAGGGCCATCCTCAGGGTGAGCCCGCTGATGCGGTCCACCGCGCCGCTCGGCACGAACCAGAGCCGGTACTCCTCCCGGTTGCAGCCCAGCAGGAGGTCGACCGTGGGCAGGGCAGGGTCCGCCGGTACGACGTCGTCGTCGGCCACGATGTCGAAGCCCGGGCCACCGCTGATCGGATCGGCCTTGCCCGTCACTTCGGTCTGCACATCGAGCAGCCGCTCACGGTCCACCGCCGCGAACGCCTCTGCGGTGGCGGGCACCCTCAACGCCTTCGCCATCGCCCGCACCGTCTTCGCGCCTCGGGCGCGGGACACCGTGTGCGGCGCGCCGCTCTGCATGACGGCCCGGTGGAACAGGCCGGTCGCCCGTGGGGAGGTCGCCAGCGCGGCGATGCTGACGGCTCCGGCGGACTCGCCGCACACCGTGACGTTCCCGGGGTCGCCGCCGAACGCCGCGATGTTGTCCCTCACCCATGTCAGGGCGGCGATCTGGTCCAGCAGGCCCCGGTTGTCGGGTGCGTCGGGGAACACGCCGAAGCCCTCGACACCGAGCCGGTAGTTGACCGAGACCAGGACCACTCCGTCGCGCGCGAAGGCCCGGCCGTCGTACAGCGGCATGGCGGCCGAACCGTTTCGCAGGGACCCCCCGTGGATCCACACCATCACCGGCAGCGGTCCTCCACCGGCGTCCGGGGTCCAGATGTTGAGGGTGAGGCACTCCTCCCCCGGGATGTGGACGTCGGGGATCAGCTGGTCGAGCGGCGGCCTGTAAGGGCGCTGCGGCGCGGTCGGACCGAACTCCAGCGTGTCGCGCACCCCCTTCCAGGGCTTGACGGGCGCGGGGGCGCGGAACCGGTGGGCGCCGAACGGCGGGGCGGCGTAAGGGATTCCGAGGAAGGCTGCGACGCGGCCGTCGACGCGGCCGCGGACCTTGCCCTGGCACGTGGTCGCGATGATGTCCATATCGGTCCTTTCACGAGTGGTGCCCGCCTCCCCGTCACAGAAGTGACGGGG includes:
- a CDS encoding carboxylesterase/lipase family protein gives rise to the protein MDIIATTCQGKVRGRVDGRVAAFLGIPYAAPPFGAHRFRAPAPVKPWKGVRDTLEFGPTAPQRPYRPPLDQLIPDVHIPGEECLTLNIWTPDAGGGPLPVMVWIHGGSLRNGSAAMPLYDGRAFARDGVVLVSVNYRLGVEGFGVFPDAPDNRGLLDQIAALTWVRDNIAAFGGDPGNVTVCGESAGAVSIAALATSPRATGLFHRAVMQSGAPHTVSRARGAKTVRAMAKALRVPATAEAFAAVDRERLLDVQTEVTGKADPISGGPGFDIVADDDVVPADPALPTVDLLLGCNREEYRLWFVPSGAVDRISGLTLRMALLKFRIPWRVARLYRTARPDAGPGVILGEMATDLLLRGPLNRLADSRPARTFLYEFAWRSPVLELGACHALEIGFVFDTLRHSEALTGPDAPQPLADAMHRAWVAFATTRDPGWPVWNTQRPVMVFDHPGTGPALAPRQEELEAWL